In one Juglans regia cultivar Chandler chromosome 11, Walnut 2.0, whole genome shotgun sequence genomic region, the following are encoded:
- the LOC108997255 gene encoding protein FAR-RED ELONGATED HYPOCOTYL 3-like — protein sequence MNAFFDGYVHARTNLKEFVDQFDNALKKKVENENQADFNSFNFTIPCISHLALEKKFQDVYTNAKFKEVQQEIMGMIYCHCSFEKMDGVIATYSVNDQVKAEDFIKEVTYTLYFNEAECEAKCVCGLFEMQGIICRHILAIFSAKKVRELPEKYILDRWRKDIKRAYTIISTSYDAVDQRPEIVRYKRILRTFNEVITNAVSCDGHTEEMISNLYAMNEVWCTSKSNNINSNVGGSTVNAQTEGSSKKVLSPHVVRGKERPPCKRRMSTMEEQLKKIQTKAANKKKDKGKSRPRRKLDTELLETSGNQLGISGMPILQENVQTPIKLDQESGQQDVIGTQECVQTPVIGTQESMQLEMDETQPPMADGMQPEMVD from the exons atgaatgctttcttCGACGGCTACGTGCATGCCAGAACAAACCTTAAAGAGTTTGTTGATCAGTTCGACAATGCTCTCAAGAAAAAAGTTGAGAACGAAAACCAAGCtgacttcaattcatttaactTCACTATTCCTTGCATATCACACTTGGCTCTTGAGAAGAAGTTTCAAGATGTATAcacaaatgcaaaatttaaggAGGTTCAACAAGAAATAATGGGAATGATATACTGTCATTGTAGTTTCGAGAAAATGGATGGAGTAATCGCAACTTACTCGGTCAATGATCAAGTTAAGGCTGAAGATTTCATCAAGGAGGTTACGTATACTCTTTACTTTAATGAGGCCGAGTGTGAGGCGAAGTGTGTTTGTGGGTTGTTTGAGATGCAAGGGATAATATGTAGACACATTCTTGCCATCTTTTCAGCTAAGAAAGTCCGTGAGTTGCCAGAAAAGTATATATTAGACCGGTGGAGGAAAGACATAAAACGGGCTTATACTATAATTTCGACCAGTTATGATGCTGTTGATCAAAGACCCGAAATTGTTAGGTATAAACGTATTTTGAGGACTTTCAATGAGGTAATAACAAATGCAGTTTCATGCGATGGGCATACTGAGGAAATGATTTCGAACTTGTATGCGATGAATGAGGTATGGTGCACTTCGAAGTCTAACAACATAAATTCCAATGTTGGAGGAAGTACCGTGAATGCACAAACGGAAGGAAGTTCCAAAAAGGTGCTAAGTCCACATGTTGTCAGAGGCAAGGAAAGACCCCCATGTAAGAGGAGGATGTCGACGATGGAGGAACAATTGAAGAAAATACAAACTAAGGCtgcaaataagaaaaaagataaggGAAAAAGCAGACCG AGGCGTAAATTGGATACCGAACTATTGGAAACCAGTGGAAACCAACTCGGGATATCGGGAATGCCCATTTTGCAAGAAAATGTACAAACTCCCATAAAGCTGGATCAAGAAAGTGGACAACAAGATGTGATAGGGACACAAGAATGTGTACAAACTCCAGTGATAGGGACACAAGAAAGT ATGCAACTAGAAATGGATGAAACGCAGCCACCCATGGCAGATGGAATGCAGCCGGAGATGGTAGACTGA